The nucleotide window TTGGATTTGGAATAGAATCTTGTGTTGGTGTTAAAAGGCCTTGTGCAGGGGCTTCAATCAATCTGCGCAactgactgagtgtgtgtgtgtgtgtgtgtgtgtgtgtgtgtgtgtgttagaggtgAGGAATTAGCAGCTGGTCGTGAGCAGGCACGATCTGGGATCGGAGCTCGTAAGCCGGGATGGGGAGTCACAGAACTCCCATTGGCTGAGAGGGTCTGATTACTGCAGCGTTGGCAGAGTTTGGGAAAAATTAAAAGCAATCGCAACGGCGTCACTAGATAACGCATGAAAATAATGTCATCTTTCAATTttgcccccccccacacacacatcagtttcCTGCCTAAAATCCCACTTCCAGGTTAAAAGCTCTGAGGAGCGATCGCCCGGCGTGTATTTTTAGGGATGAAAAGCCTACTGAGACACAGGGAGTTAACACACAGACTGAAACTTTCTCACTCGAATTAACACCCAGCTTCGAAAATGCTCAAACAgtagctgtttgtgtgtgtgtgtgtgtgtgtgtgtgagcccgcCAGTCCAATGCAGCTTGCTTTTGGGGCGATTTTTACACGCCAGTGTAATGTAATGGGATGTGCGAATGCCCTCATTAGCCGGGCCAAACGCCCCTGCGAAAATGCAGCAGCTCCCGATTGGTGCAAGTTGTGTTTAGGGTTTAATGGGATGCACTTGCGGAGAGTTGAGGGCCTATGTCTATACGGTGGATGAAAACTTTACACTCGGAATTATGAATGTAAACAATACACAGTTTCGGCTCTTTTCCCCGTCATTGAACATCATTAGACATTCAACGTAATTGTTGAGACGATCGTCTGATGAAGCTgttgctgatgatgatgatgtgtgcAGAGCTGTCATGAACAGTCTGAATTGTCACCTAATTGTCACCTAAATGAACAACcatatgaaatataataacCTCTGTCATTGTCTTCATATCCACGGCGGTGAGTAGGTCATTTGACTGTGTTTGTCCAGCGCATTTCTGGAAAATGAGGATGTCCCATCCCTGTGCTTTCTAGGTAAGACAGGAAGTCACACGTCTGTGTGTCAGGGGCTCACCAGCCTGGGAACTTCAAACATGCCGTCTCAGGCCCGGGGCGTGGAGAAGCGACCCTCGCGGCCGCGGACGCACACTTTTTATTACAGTTATTGTCCGGAGGCCGGGAGAGGAGCGGGGCCGCGGGAGGAAGGGGTCGGGCGGCTGTAAACGTCATTTGGGACCAGCTGTGTGGACTGGGGCCGCGTTTCAGGGGGGCTTTTATAAGGCAGGGAGGGTCAGGGGTGAATTTTCTACCAACAGCCTGGACAGACATTGTATTTTATCGTGTGGGCTTTGTGGCGACACGCTGTTTTTTTCGTATTTTATCAGCTCGTCGCATCAAAATGATCAcatgtgaaatatgtaaatgtaaaaaaaatatatagtccTAATAGAGCCTCAAATCACCGCATCGAGAAAATTCCTGCGTGAAATGTGTAGTTTAACTGTGTCTGACTGAATGGGAATTGAATCATTTATTTCCCTGATCACAGTGTGAATCCTACAGTCTTCATTTGAATGGGTTTAtgggttgtttttttcaaatctgTAGTGAGTTCTTGTTGGACATCTTGTGAGTGCATGCAGAAAAATAGCATTAACTCATTAAAACGACAACAAAGGTGACATGCAAAATTTACTTACTTCACTAGTTTTCGGATTTGCAGTGTTTGTATGTTAATGTATGTTAAAAACCCTGATTACAGTGCAATAAAGTATAATGATTATGGTATTTGGTTTGGAGGGCTGCCTCTGTGGTTGGCATGGAGCTGGACTCTTTCAGGACTCTGGTCCGTCCAGCCTCAGCACAGCACCATCGCTTGAGTTTGAACTGAGTTTGTTCAGTGGGAGACTACTGAGGACGTCCTTTGTCCCCAGGCCATTCGGCTCTATAACTCCACACTGTGAAGGGGGATACTGACCACAAAACGTCCCTGCAGGACATTTCATTACTGGCTttgttcaggaagggactaCTTAAAAGTGTCAAgctaaagaaataataatgatgttgatatgtagagacGTGCTAGAAGGACCgggggttggtctctcccaactcaaTAAACTAATGAACGATCTTCTattggagaacaatattgtattgccgCTCAGAGAGTCTCTTTCTATACACACatcatttcattgtttcatgaaaataaggaaattctaccttaaactgtttatttacatttacatttacagtatttaccagacgcccttatccagagcgacttacagtcagtagttacagggacagtccccccctggagacactcagggttaagtgtcttgctcagggacacgatggtagtagtgggatttgaacccgggtcttctggttcataggcgagtgtgttacccactacccaCCAACATCAATGTTGGTCATATGTTTGTATATATGTTGCTTTTTCAATAATACACAATAGATTTGGTTAATATGCATTTGAACTTTTTTAAGTTAACTTGAAGTAACTTAAAGAAGGCCTGAAAGTTCATGTGCTTTTCATTGGTCAGATGGCCATGAGAAAGGCAGGACTTCCGTGTGGAAgagaagtgtaacattcctaaAAGCCCGTTACCATCTCTGCACAACATCTGCAACCCACATGCGGCCAGcaagaaaacacagacacacacacacacacacacacacacacacacacacacacacacacacatattcatgtgCCATAACAAAGCTGTTGTTGTTGGTATGAATGGATGATGTTTAACGGGACCATTTTGTGCTATTAGTACTAGTAGtatagtagtgtagtagtatgGTAGTATACTGCAATCACACAGAGTCTTTCACAGAGATCTTTCACAGAGACATGCAAGATTCCTCTGAAAAGAAATAGAAGTGGCTGATGCTTCCTTTATGTACACCAAAGGCACCTTGTGTATGGTGGGTGTACTCATTAAATGTATATAACTGCAAATGCTAAATCCACACCTCTCAAATATTTCTTTTCACTCCCTCTATAGCTAAGTATGAATTTATGTTTTATCCTGATTCAGTTTTGCAAATTTTTATGGCAATCAATTTTTTACAAGAGTATCAATGTGATATCCGTGTAAATTTAATGGGTTAAACTAATTACCCTACCCAAATAAAATTGgacaaatgataaaatatgataTAGTGAAAGTTAatatattgattgattgattgattgattgattgattggttgattggttgattgattgattttctTTCTAGGCCATGGGCATGGCACCTCTTCTGGTGGTTTTGCTCCAGGTGACCGTGCTTCCCTCAGTCTTTGGAGGGGCATATTATGGGCACAAGGCACACCCACAGCACCCACAGATTCCCCAGATGCCCCACATGCCATACCAGCACTACAGAAAAGATATTCCCCACTTTCCTCCACACAAAGGCAAGGACATGCCACGCCCAAAGGACAAAGGTAAGTTCAGAGCTCATAATGTACACAGCAgtcacacagatacacaaacatttacagagATGTACGTTGAGTGTAATTGACTTGTTGGTTTCTTACAGGTGTAACCTTACCCCAGGGAGAGTTGGGTATTCCACAGGGGCAGCCTGGCCCTGAGGGCCCACAAGGACCTGAAGGCCCAGCTGGCCCTCCAGGACCTGCAGGACCTCCTGGACCAACAGGCAATGGAATTCAAGGACCAGTGGGACAACCAGGTCCCCTTGGTCCTCCCGGATTGCCTGGAATTGGAAAACCTGGATTGCCAGGTCTGCCAGGAAAACCAGGTGAACCAGGACTGCCAGGAGAACCAGGTGAACAGGGCGCTGGTGGATCGCAGGGCTTGGAGGGACCAATTGGTCCTGCTGGCCCACCAGGACCTCCAGGACCACCGGGAATCGGCAAACCTGGTGGGCAAGGATTGTCAGGGCCTCCTGGTCCAAAAGGTGAGCCTGGGCATAAGGGCCTGCCAGGACTGCCAGGTTTACCTGGACCTAAGGGAGATAAAGGCATAGGCACACCCGGCCAGCCAGGATTGAAGGGACATCCAGGGCCACCAGGAAGACCAGGACAGGGTGGAATTCCAGGAGTTGGAAAACCAGGATTGCCAGGAATGCAAGGGCCACCGGGATTACCAGGAAAACCAGGGCTACCCGGGGATAAAGGTCCTGCTGGTCCGCCAGGTCAGGGAGGTCAGCCAGGGCAAACTGGGCCACAAGGAGTGGGAAAACCAGGAAAAGATGGATTGTCTGGACAACCAGGAGTACCAGGCATGAAAGGCCTTCAAGGGCCACCAGGATTACCAGGAAAACCAGGGCTGCCTGGATATGGCAAACCAGGGAACCCAGGCCCAAAGGGTGAAAAGGGACATGGTGGATTGTCAGGACCTGCAGGCCCGAAAGGTGAAAAAGGACATGGAGGTCTACCTGGTGTGATGGGTCCTCGAGGACCAAATGGCCCTCCTGGACCTCCTGGACCCATGGGCCCTGCAGGAGGTGTGGGTGCACCTGGTCCTAGAGGAGAAAGTGGTCAGGGAGGAGTAAAGGGAGAAGCTGGTCTTATGGGTGAACAAGGACCTCCAGGTCTTCCAGGACAACCAGGTATTCCAGGAGAAGATGGTGAGCCAGGACCAAGGGGGCCTCCTGGAACCCAGGGTCCACAAGGTGAAGGTGGGCACAAGGGCCTTCCTGGACCACCAGGTCCCCCAGGCCTTACTGGTCCAAAGGGAGATGATGGACGCCCAGGTCCAGAAGGTCCTCAAGGGCCAAATGGCATCCCTGGTATCACTGGGCCTGGTGGTCCAGTTGGTCCTCCAGGACCTCAAGGCCCTAAAGGTGACGGCGGGTCTCCTGGTCAACCTGGTCCTCCAGGTGAGGGCAGCCAAGGATTGCAAGGTCCTCTCGGGCCCCCAGGAACCCCTGGAACGGCTGGTCCACCTGGACAACCAGGTCAACCAGGACCCCCTGGACCTCCGGGCCCTCCTGGTCCTCAAGCAATCTCCCCAGAACTACAAAGCGTCCTGTCAGAAATGGGTCCGGCTCTGGATGGTGTAAAGGCTGGTGGGTACAAGAAGGGCAAATATGGTAGTGCTGGTGAAGTAATGGGTGCCAGTGGTCTGGAGATGCCTGCATTCACTGCCCAACTGACCACACCTTTCCCTCCAGTGGGTTCACCAGTGGTATTTGACAAGCTTCTGTACAATGGTCGCCAAGGTTATGACCCCCAAACTGGTGTGTTCACATGTGACCTTCCAGGCATTTACTACTTCAGCTACCATGTACACTGCAAAGGTGCAAACGTCTGGGTAGGTCTGTATCGGAACGGGGAGCCTGTCATGTACACATATGATGAGTACAAGAAGGGTTTCCTGGACCAGGCCTCTGGCAGCGCCGTCATACCTCTCCAGCCCGGGGACACCGTCCACATACAGCTGCCGTCAGACCAAGCAGCAGGGCTTTATGCTGGCGAATACGTCCACTCGTCCTTCTCCGGGTTCCTCCTCTACCCCATGTAGAGAGTGTCAAGTGTCACCACCAGACTGTTCAAAACATGGCAAAGAGGAGAGGAGTCATGGGACCAGTAAAGGACTCACGCTGGAAGGCCAGGCCAGAAGGCTAAATgtgttggtgtgagtgtgtgttcatgtgtgtgtgtgtgtgtgtgtgtgtgtataagagagaaagagatatatatatataatattttttctgtatGCATTGTGAATGTTGGGTAGATATATACAGAGATCCACCTCATTAATACGAGGAACTTGTGTTAGTAATTGCaccatcatcaacatcatttGCTGTAGTACTACTGTAGGTACTTATAGCCCAGATGTCCCACCAGCCCAAATTGAACATATGGAATGTTGGAACCATGAAACATTTTACTATTTACTTTTGGCCCTTTTTGGCAGCTGCCTAGTAAAATTATTGGGATGGATGTCTTTTAAACACGAAagtctacatttaaaaaaattcgaGTTCAAAAACATTCAAACGAGTATAATAAATATTAGTAATATGTGACCACGTGCAACCTTAGGGAATTCGTTCATTGAAAAACTTCTGTTGTGCAATGtggattatttaacattcagcgtgattattttgtattgctgttatttttattgttgaaTATCTTTGCCACACCTTTTGAATGTtctattttttgttgttggagTGAGTGTTAATATATGTGTTTTGTTCACAGCACCGGCTGTAGTGCATTCAGTCGAGCGAATCTTTTCACAAATTACAAAGAAGGGCAAAACATTGATTCAAGGGCACACGGCAagcctttatttttaataattttattttttaacataccCAAATGCACACTGACATATTGCAAAACGAAAagttttcattgttttaatgttacgttttttttaaataaagttgatTTGACCAATAAGCGTTTGATAATTGCTTTAAACAGCAACAGGGACGGGACTACATGCACTTAGATCATATGGAGACCGACGTGTCTCAGTGATCACTGACATTATATTACCACAGTCGTGCCACCCGCGTCTGCGCCAGATCGAAGGAGCGCAGCTGCTTTCGGGCGGCCtcgctgcgcatgcgcagaggGTGATGCGCCGTCGTCGCCAGAAAGCTTTGTGTGGCGGGGCCGTGCGTTTCGAACCATAATCCGGCGGAGTTGCCTGCGTGACATCTGCCTCTCCCCGGCCGAACCTCGTCTGTAAGTAATCTGCCGGCGACCTACTTCATTTTCGTGCGTTTGACCGTAAGATCTGACGGGCCGGGCCGCAGGTGAGGATGCGGCGCTCTGCAGCATCCTGCCGGACGCACACGCAGGGGAAGCCCCGCGGTTCAAAAAATCGAATCAGTATTACAGAGAGCTTGCAAATGACACCCTTTGTACGCCCATTTCCTTCTAATAACATCACCGACGTGTGACTTTATTGTGGAACGTAAATTAGAAAGAACCGGATATTATAATGTAACGTTGGTTCTATTAATTATTAATCGTTGGGTGATATTAACACAATTAATAATGACTTAAACGGTATAGAAATTGGTTTTGTATTAAATGTCCCTAATTAATAACTGATTGCGGGTCCTGTCTGTGGGACAAAATGACTTTGGTGAGGATTCTGGGTAATGTGgttctgtgtttctttttttctcttgtagAAAACCAAGTGGTTGTCATGACATCTCGCGTGGGTGCAAAAGCCTCAGGAACTAATGGCGGGATTAACTTTAAGCCAAAAGAGAGGGGGACGTCTCATTTTGAGATGAGGTAAATGCTCTCTCCGTTTGTCAGTTCTACTGTCTCACGTCTCGTAtgctggacagacagacagatagatgaCATGCGCCTTTTGTGAACTGAATCGTGTGTTTATTTCTACGTTCCAGTTCGTCCTTTAAATCTGACATCAGGAAACTGACTGTGGTGCATCTGATCATATGGCTGCTGGTAGCAGCTCAGGTCACGGTGACGCACCTCAGCTTGGTGTCACATGACCTGGTGGCCACACCCTACCAGTGGCAGTACCCATACCTCTTAAGCATCGTCCCCTCATTGCTGGGTGCCCTGGCCTTGCCGAAGAACAACATCAGCTACCTGGTGATCTCCATGATTAGCGCGGGGCTGTTCTCTGTGGCGCCGCTGATTTTTGGAGCCATGGAGATGTTTCCAGTGGCCCAGCAGCTATATCGGCACGGGAAGGCCTACCGCTTCATCTTCGGCTTCTCCGCAGTGTCAGTGATGTACCTGCTGATGCTGGTCGCCATTCAGGTGCACGCCTGGCACATCTACTACAGCAAAAAGCTGCTGGACGCCTGGTTCACCTCCAcgcaggagaagaagaggaagtaGGAGAGAGAACGGAGCATGTCCGTGAAGTTCATGAATGATGCAATGCAACAAAGAGctttcacacacatactgtttttttttttctttgcatttacTTTATGCTTGTTTTGCAGAAGAAGGAAACTTCTCAGTCTTTGCACAAGGACAACCGGAATGAAACTGTTGATACTGTGAAGAACTAACTTTACAGCCGCGCGGATGTCTGCTTCATACAAAGCTCATTTTGTAGCATTCGCAACAACAAATTTAAAAGTGATATTTTACTGCATGCTGGCagattttaacctttttttatttcttcccgTGAATATCTGTCTGTGCTTCGAAGATGAAATCAACTCAGATGGGCCCATTTTTACCTTCGGACAGTGTGAGAGGCATTTCTGCTTGATCTTTTAAAcattccaccacacctcattcaacccAAGAACTGGGCGAGAACGGGCACAGAGGTTCCATCGGGTATAGGGAAGACAtgaaaaaatgtgcaggacaagttccctccaggaccagggtcgTGGCCCCTGGACTACACTCTACCTTGCTATCAAACCTATGCATCACAATAAAAAACGTTCTATTAAGATGCGAGTTGTTCATTATAGTGTGATTTTATCATTTCAGTATTTATCCAGATGGTTAAGTCTCTTGACACAATGGTGAATAGTAAATGGTGTTTGAATCTCTAACTGCACCAAAATACAATCGGCTCTAACACAGCAGATATTAGGTTTGGATTGTATTTTAGtgtagttatatatatatatatatatatatatatatattgcctaCGTTTCTGAATTTCTGGTTTTCTGCAGGTTCAGACAAATGTCTTCTGTTTGTTGGAATATCATATTAACACTGTTGAAGCGATAtgatgtaatttacatttatataagataaaatgttatttttttgccatCGCAATTGCCCTAAAACGTCATGGGACCGTCTTATGATAAGATGGGCGCAGCGCAGGATAAGGGACCGCTGTTGTccgctgcgcatgcgcgcctCCGAACGCCACGTACCGACCGACGTCAGCGTGCTCGGCGGCTTCCGGGTGCGCATGCGCAGCAGCTCTCCATTCAGTCGGCTGCGCGGCGACACCCGAAGCCACTGCGGGACAGAAGTCGGCCAAAGTGACAGGTAGGGGACGCGAAGCGGCCTTTTACCAGCTCGCACTCGACAACCTTTGCCGAAAGTGACGCGCGGCGGCCGCCttcgagaaaaaaaacaaaaaaaaaacaacgggGCAGGCGACAAGTGGCCGGCGGCCGTTAACCTATTTATCCCGTCCGCGCATTGAGCACGCCGGGCGGCGTCCGGTGTCGTAGGCCGGGCCGAGAGTCCGACCGACGCCTTGTGACGCCGGTGGGAGCGCTAAGTTCGGGGCGTTTATTTTGCAGGAAGTCGCGCCGCGACCGGGGTTGCCAGGTTTGCGCAGTTGAAAACGCGACTTTGAAAGCGTTGGGGCGAGAGATTGAAAGTCGTGGGTTTGTGTAATGTTCTAAAAACAACCTCTTGCCTGTCAGCATAATTTTAGACGGCCTGTTTACAAATTCTAGTAAACGTGCAGATATTGACGgtatatttgataaaaaaatgtccacaattGAGGGATTTGGCAACAGAGTCGCGGATCACTATCTGGCAAGCGGCGGCGGGGCCTGCGGATCGGCGGGCTCTGCGCTGGCCTTGTCGCCGCGGAGACCCTCCTGCCCGGAGGTTCGTCCCTTTCTCCGATGCTGGAGCGTCGCGGGGTCGGCCGCGAACCAGGGACTCGGGACTCTCCCCTTGTTTTCGACTGTTGGACTGAAGATCGCACTTCGCGTGTTTTTCtccactgtcacacacacacacacaccaaaaaaaataattctagaTCTTATAAATCCGTTTAAATAATAACCAGGCATGATCGTGGAGGATCTGGAGAGTTAGAATGTGGGGTTTTCACCCGAAACAACCCTTAATGGTCTAATGAGACCATGGCTCGTTGTGGCAACGCATCAAGATTGTGTagatattcatattttatgaagtagtcttgtttttttttttttttttttttttaaataacctgTGCATCGGCTAGATTTAAAGATTGGGAAACACACTGCCAGCTCACCCGGTGAGCTTTAGACTCTGACCCCCCTTCCGATGGGATCCTGCAGCCACCGAAGGCGAGCGAGCCTGTAATATGACTACGGTCAGACGATACGCTCTCTGAGCGCAACGCGATCCCGTTTTCACACGGGCATTCGATACGGCCTGATAGAAGTCCCTTTATGATACACAGAGGCGCGTGAATTCGTGATTATTCAGGAATATTCCTGCTTTTATGTACGGATGTCACCTTTTCGTCCCCTCAGCATGAATGGGCAGCTGGACCTGAGTGGGAAGCTGATCATCAAGGCTCAGCTCGGTGACGACATCCGCCGGATCCCCATCCACAATGAGGACATCACGTACGAcgagctgctgctgatgatgcaGCGCGTCTTCCGCGGCCAGCTCCAGAGCAGCGACGAGGTCACCATCAAGTACAAGGACGAAGGTGCCGGCCCCGGGCCCCTTTCCACCACGCCGGGCCCTTTAAGAGCGGATTTGCTTTCAGATTAGTGCTTTAGTGGGTCAGAAAAGCCGcgacccgttttttttttttttttttttttttcctttcatgtttctcttttcttttttttgtagatgATGACCTGATCACCATATTCGACAGCTCCGACCTCTCCTTCGCCATCCAGTGCAGCAGAATCCTCAAACTCACCTTGTTTGGTAAGACTCTTAATCAGGCCCactggcgcaatggataacgtgCCTGACTACGGATCAGGAGATTCTccgttcgactcctggctggcgcgtccatttgtgttctttttttttttaaggggcagtggtggccccataatcagaaggtcgccggttcgaatcccgatccgccaaggtgccactgagcaaagcaccgtccccacacactgctccctgggcacctgtcatggctgcccactgctcagcaaggaggatagttaaatgcagaggacaaatttcactgtgtgcaccgtgtgacaagcacttcactttcttttactTTAATCATCCGTTTGGAAGTTACTGCAAAAATCAGCACGCCTAACCTCTGGTTGGACAGTTTTTGCCTCTGGCTGAACAGACGGCACCTTGTCCCGCGGTGGGACGCATGAATAGGGGACAGTCGGGCTCAGGAACGAGTCTAGTACAGAGAGTTTTCTGTCCCCGAAAAACCTGACGAGCTGCAGTGACGTGAAGTCCGTCGCGGACCCGACGCGTCCACCTCGTCTTCTACGGGACGTGCGCCTGACGAGAGTCTCTCAGAGCGTCCAGCGAAGCCCCGCCAGCCTCCGTGGACACCGTGGTCAAAAATCTGAATTTCCCCCCTCGTAACTCATTAACCAATAGAAACAGTGTCCAAGTGGGTTAACCACGGCTACTTtttgagcctttttttttttatttgcttcaaTCCACGAGAGCAGTGGACACCACAGCGGAGAGAAGATCGTTAGTGAAAGTCCGTGTGATTTCCTAGACGTTAATTTGAGATCTTGGTTCCGAAGGAAGTCATTCATTGCTGTGTATTGGTGGCACCGATGCGGTGGCGTGGAGCTTCCGGCGCACTCGTAGATCATCGCCCATGGTGAAGGTGGAGACGAGGAGTATCTCGTCCCCGTCAGCAGGTGGCGACGTCCCCCCGTGAGAAGTGTGCTGCGCTTTAGACGTCGCCGGGGTCAGGCGGTCAGGGCTCCGCCCCCAGCACGTGCCTCTGTTTGGTTACGACGTGTGTGGAATTAGTATGATTCTTGGTTTGTGCGTCGTATTttcgggtgtgtgtgtgtgtgtgcacgcgcggCTGCAGA belongs to Denticeps clupeoides chromosome 9, fDenClu1.1, whole genome shotgun sequence and includes:
- the jagn1a gene encoding protein jagunal homolog 1-A, producing the protein MTSRVGAKASGTNGGINFKPKERGTSHFEMSSSFKSDIRKLTVVHLIIWLLVAAQVTVTHLSLVSHDLVATPYQWQYPYLLSIVPSLLGALALPKNNISYLVISMISAGLFSVAPLIFGAMEMFPVAQQLYRHGKAYRFIFGFSAVSVMYLLMLVAIQVHAWHIYYSKKLLDAWFTSTQEKKRK
- the col8a1a gene encoding collagen, type VIII, alpha 1a; translation: MGMAPLLVVLLQVTVLPSVFGGAYYGHKAHPQHPQIPQMPHMPYQHYRKDIPHFPPHKGKDMPRPKDKGVTLPQGELGIPQGQPGPEGPQGPEGPAGPPGPAGPPGPTGNGIQGPVGQPGPLGPPGLPGIGKPGLPGLPGKPGEPGLPGEPGEQGAGGSQGLEGPIGPAGPPGPPGPPGIGKPGGQGLSGPPGPKGEPGHKGLPGLPGLPGPKGDKGIGTPGQPGLKGHPGPPGRPGQGGIPGVGKPGLPGMQGPPGLPGKPGLPGDKGPAGPPGQGGQPGQTGPQGVGKPGKDGLSGQPGVPGMKGLQGPPGLPGKPGLPGYGKPGNPGPKGEKGHGGLSGPAGPKGEKGHGGLPGVMGPRGPNGPPGPPGPMGPAGGVGAPGPRGESGQGGVKGEAGLMGEQGPPGLPGQPGIPGEDGEPGPRGPPGTQGPQGEGGHKGLPGPPGPPGLTGPKGDDGRPGPEGPQGPNGIPGITGPGGPVGPPGPQGPKGDGGSPGQPGPPGEGSQGLQGPLGPPGTPGTAGPPGQPGQPGPPGPPGPPGPQAISPELQSVLSEMGPALDGVKAGGYKKGKYGSAGEVMGASGLEMPAFTAQLTTPFPPVGSPVVFDKLLYNGRQGYDPQTGVFTCDLPGIYYFSYHVHCKGANVWVGLYRNGEPVMYTYDEYKKGFLDQASGSAVIPLQPGDTVHIQLPSDQAAGLYAGEYVHSSFSGFLLYPM